In Hippoglossus hippoglossus isolate fHipHip1 chromosome 19, fHipHip1.pri, whole genome shotgun sequence, the DNA window GAAATGTTATGGAGTTAATGTAATCAGCATTCCCATTCTGCCCCATTATGTTTAACAGGCTAACATGCTAACGTCATAGCATCATAACGTGTTAAGTTAATCTCAAGGCACAGCTGAGTCTGAGAGAAATTCACTTATTTGTTGAATCTAATTTTACAACAGTCAATTGGCTGTTGAAATAATTTCAGTCTTGACTGTTGAATCGCTGCAGAAACCACGCCGCCGTGTGGCCGATTCGTGTAAACGTCTCCTCCCGATCACAGGATCTGACACGATTTCTCTTTTCTCGTCAGCTGAAGATCCAGATCCAACAGCAGAGCCAGGAAGTTCCTGTTGGGGTAGATGGCTCTCTTCTGGATCAATTTCTGCAAAGCCCGTTTGAGCGGGAGTTGGCGGTGGATCATGAGGTACGCCAACACCAGCGTCGAGGAGCGGCTCATTCCCATGATGCAGTGCACCAGAACTTTCCCTGCGTAACAAGACAAGATGAAGGGTGAGGGGCATGTAAAAGGAAGGATTAGCGAGAAGTCTTACTAATATCATACATGGCTGCCCATCTCACACTGAggcctttcttttctcccacCACGAGCTGAAAATAGTGCCAACAATTCGTCGCCTTTGTTCATTTAAGGTTCCTTCGCAGAAGCGGCCCGACTGTCTCTTTAATCCCAACTCGTCCCCTGCTTGATAGGTTCTCTGAAAGGTGCCACGGTCGCATTATAAACTCAAATTCTTCAAGGTAACACCCTTATTATCACTGCCGGCTGAAAATACACTTACACACCATTACAAGCTGCGATACGGTGGTGACAGGTGACATTGAAATTTGAGTGGATGGCTTTATGGGGTGCAATAAAAGATGGTGGTGTGCaggaattttaaaaaacatttttgcagtGAATGACCAAATCTTTACAGACACTTAGTTCAACAATCAAAACCCACTGTGCAGAAATATGTTTAGAAATCGAGTCTTACCATCAGGTGACTTCAGAGCCTTTTGAATGAAATCGGCTGCCGGCTGGAAGTAAACATCCAGATCGAAGTGTGTCGAGTCATCTGCTGGAATGCCACAATACACAAAGTCGTTGCCATAAAAGCTGTGGTTCCCTATGCTGCCTCGCTTGGAGTGAGCAGCGTTTAATACATGAGTTATACCTAACTTCAGCAAGGCAGTCTTGTTTTGGGCTACTGCCCTAgcaagacaaagagacagaaagaggttCAAGACTTGTGTGAAGGCCAGGCATCACAGCACAACGATTTAATGTCACAGCGAGAGAATATCTGGCTGCTACTATACTGCATGTCAAGGGTAATGACCTTGGGGAAACTATTTAACATTTGTAAAGTTAATAATGTttgattcaaatttaaaaagaaaacgcaTACTTACACATTGCCTATGTAAATGTTCGGCCAGACCTCGTCGATTTGACCGAGATGTAGTTTGCATGAGTCAAGCAGCTTCTGCAAATCCTTCACAGATAGATATTCCGTTCTCTTGACTTTCTCTGCTGACATTTTCAGTCCAAATCCCCCCCGTTGGATGGAATCCTGGTCCAAATGTTGGTTGTATTGAagccgtcccccccccccccccccccccccccgtctacTCCGGCTCAGGATGATGTGTACGAGCAGGTGTTTATCTGCTGTCACTGGACGGTTACCTAATTTAGTGCTTAACCTAGCGTGTAGTGTTTTACGTGCGGAGGGCAGAACAACACACGCAGTGCAGCCCGGACTCTGCTCTTCACACCGCTGTGGGACTATAATTTAATAAGCCTCAAACAGAGATGAATCATTCCATAAAGCAGTGATAATTGGATGTAATTGTGGACAGAATGTTCAAGTGCATTGCTTACACTGGATTGTACTGTGAGTGCACCGCATGCAGTATTTATGGAAGGAGGAATACTCCAACAGCCCCATGCAACTACTTTACTGCTCTGACATTAATATCTTGTGAAAGCAAATTGAatgaaaaagggagagaaaaattAAGCTTTGCCGTCGGCTGCACACGACATGAAACAGCACTCACACTGCTgcaaatgtctcctttaaccCTCCCATTATGTTGCAGGTCAATTTCACCCATTTCAGCTTTTAAACggaagaaaaacataattaacCTCTCTGTCAAGCCATGAAATGTAATGAGTTTTCTTCATTCAGGGTCACGGATGTGTATGTAAAAATGTGGGTGTAATAATGTATTGTAAAATGTCAGCACTGTTGTGTACAAAATCAGTCAATAAAGGTCTCTGGGTAGTTTTGACCCGGAGACagttattgattgattatctGAAGTGTTGCTTCTGCTTATTGATCGCAGCAGAGTGTGCGTGGAGAACAAAACTCACTTGGGTATGTTTATATTAACTGGATGAATATGAttcaaacctgctgctgagtgtCGGATTCTGTGATTGTGAAGAGGCTTGATGCTGCGGAAGCTTTTCTGTGTCTTTATGTTACATTTCAGAGGCTGTTCCCAAAGAATTTAAACACATAATTCATCCAAAAGATACACATAACAATGGACTCGACAAAATTAATCAGGCAATAAGAATTATATTATTTCTGAAACACGTTATTGAAAAGAGGAAGATGTTTCTGAGCTGTTGGTAATCCAAGATTTAAACCACAAGCTTTAAAAGACCATGGAAATCTAAAGATAGTTATGTTGTGTGTCACCGCAGCTTTTCTGCAGCAAAGCCAATACAGACTGagaatttttaaataaatgtattaagaaAAGATCCAGGGCCTGCAAGGTTGTTCAAAGTGACACAAACCTGACATTTGAGCCTTTAGAAAATGACACTGAACACAACCGGTGTGGGTGGAAGCTACTCTTCTTTCTATATGCCCAGAGATGAGTCAAATCAGAATCTGCTGCTGGAACCATGAGACTCGTTGGTAAGAAGAGACGATGACAGATTATTAAGGGGGATGCGTTTCTGGTCATTTCGGTATCGCCCATCATCCACCTACAACTTGCCTACTGAATTTCCAACCTCTCCCATGAATCATTCATAACCAGGTCATGAACACATGAGCACCGTGCAAATCATTCACGTTGTTCATGGTTAAAGGAGAAAGAGTTGTAGCTGttgaaaattacatttatattcacttttaATTTTCCTTGACTCTTCCTAGAAATAAAGTGTAATAAACCATATACTGATCTATCTAATCTAAATTGAAGTGTgatagacacagatgaagaaatATCTTCTGCACATCTGATTATGATGTTGATGAAGGCTGAATACAAGAACTACTCTCCGAGCCTCAGATGTCCTAGAAAATATAATGAAGAAATGaagttatatttattataatgtttAATATATAGAACTTCAGGGGAATCAaggtgttttatattaaatgtacagggacattttaaatgaaaggtTACGCACATGTGcacgaatacacacacacacatagacacactgTTTTAAAATTCATACACCTCCTGGGTTGTTATTGACCCACGACGTATCGGATGTAATTTTTCCTCGACATGATACAAAGGTCATCCTGACTCATAATCAGCCTTAAAATTGATTCTGCCTAAGGTTGATTACATTGATCTATTAATATAAGGGTACATCTGATTCCATACCATTCAGTATTTTAAGTACAGTATCTCCCTCCACTGGCAGATACTGAATCCTTCACTTGCAGCAAAACAGACATCTGAGGCAACTCTGTAGGTTAGAATAATGATTCGTTTTGATATTTCACTCCCTCATGTGTTGCGTAGTTCTACATCCAAAGCACGGAGCTGTTTGAGGAATCCTGTGTTGGGGAAAATCCACCTGCGCTCTTTGACCTTATTGATGGCCTCTAGCAGGGTGTAACGCTGGTAGATCATTAGGTAGGCCAGGACCAGGGAGGCAGACCTGCTGACTCCAACTGCGCAGTGGATAAAAACCCGAGCTGGATGAGGAGAATGAGATCAGAACGAGCCGTGTGACATGAACGATGCGTCATACACATGGCGAGAGATGGACTTTCAGAAAGGAACATTACAAACATGATGGGGTCATTACCGCCAGTCGTGTTGAGCGCATCCTGAATATAAtcagcagagggaaagaaataGCGAGAGAGGTCAAAGGACGGTGAGTCATCTGCAGGCACTCCGTAATAATCCACAGAGGATCCATAGAAGTCGTGGCTCCCCTGACAGTACATCCTCCCGTGAGCTGCGTTCACAACATGAGTGATTCCCAGCTTCCACAGACTGTAGCGATCGTTGGCCACTGACCTGCGCAAAAAGGAAACAGGGTTTATATGAACAAAATCATTACTCATTGAGCTGTGAAGGAGCACAGTGGTTTGCTGGACTTACATGTCGCCAATGAACAAATTTGGCCAAACTTCATCCACACGATTGCCAAACCTTTCTCCTCCGTACAAAACCTTCACTAAATCTTTCACACAAGGGAAAACTTGGATATCATCCTGAGGGTTATTCATTATTGACTCCATCTACTCTCTGTTaagaatatattatatatctataaTAAACTGCTTATCTGGAactcttcatttaaaaatgtcttctcCCAAGATGTATTTGCAAACTCTGTTGAGGCTTTACTACGACCACGCTGGTACTGACACGCACAGGTGCTGCTGGTCTAAAATTAAAACAGTGACCTATATTCTGAATGTTAATCAACCTGGCACATTTCAATCTTTATTAAGTACATTTTATGTGTCACTGCTATTTGTCATTGTTGTGGCCTTCAAAGGGAGAGTTCACTGAaagattcaaattcaactcgagACGAGGTAATTTACACAACGGACATTTAGGCTACAAACTTGGTGTTAATgatgccgtttcgagtcgaatttgaacGTCTGGGATACggacacttgggtgacaccacaagagcagcatggaggcatgttatgtttttttctgttgtttttttactgtttgaagaagtggtcaccatttacttcaattgtattggatttggctgcaacgctgtttacccctgaaactccagaagtgttttgtggactcacacacttcacccacccgtCCAccggcacagtggtgagtagataatgagtgaattttcattttttgggtgaactatccctttaagtgcaCAAAGAATCAACAGCATTtcatcaaaaaaataaaacatgtaaaaggACGCTGCAGTTCTGCGTGACCACCAGTTGGGGTCAGTGTCGGTCAGGTAGCCCCCATCGCGCTAACCTCCCTGCGGCTAATTCTACGTGCGCAGCTATGCTAAACATTACCGCATGTTCTTGTTGTGAACATGCTAACCAGCGCGGAGCCGGGGCGTCATGAGCCCCAACGAGCCGTCGCAGCAAAGGCCAACGCGTCTCCGGGCTCCATTGAGATGCCGTTCAGCTAGCTAGCTGAAGAAGAGACGCTCCCCGTGTCCTCCACTGTCCGTGTCTCTGTCCGGGTGAGTGAGCGTCAGGCGCGGCGCAGCCATCATGCTAACAAGCGGGCATGCTAGTTAGCTAGTTAGCCGGAATTAGCCCCGCGGGGTTGTGTGTTGTTCTGATCCAGCGGCTGGAGGATGCTCTCGTGTGCTTGTTCACCGCAGGAACGAACGTGGTTACACATGTAATGCTAACCTGtcaggtggggggggtggtACTTATTACAAGATACCGAAGCACGTTAGCAATAGATTAGCTCCAGGGCCCCAATTATAGTGTTGAGACAATAATGTGGTTGACTGCAGGAAGACAGCTGTTTGTGCAAACCACAAATACCAGGGTGTCATGACATCATGTAACTGCTCGTCATGCGGACATGCTGACACTGTGGGAATGTGTTGGTAAATCGTGGGGACAGACTTTAGAGACCTGGGTTAAGTTAAGTTAACAGGGACTGTTCTGCTCAGTGTGGAGGACCAATCAGCCAAATAACAGGGTTGGGATCATATTTGAAAAGTCATGATCTGTAACAGAAGTCACTGTTTGCCCTTGGGAGTGTTTCTGCCCTTTCACCTACATTTTGAGGGTGTGTGATCTTACAGTTCTTAACACTGGTTGCCTCTTTGTATTTGCTCAGGGTGTGAGGTTCAGCTATTCTCATAACTGTTGTTTTCTACCTGTGTTGCAGTCCTGCAGGGTTTGTTTTGAATTCATGTTGCTGATTCAGTGGAAATAAGGTGGTGCTTACAGTGTCTACTTCTCCTTAAGATCCCTTTTGTTAGTGTGAGAGGAAGTCAATAACGAGCTGATATTGACAGTAAAGGAGAGCTTTGACGTTCTTTCCCTCCAGCCCTCGGACGAGGAGGAAATGACCCAACTGAGTGTCCGTCGCTGGACGCCCAAACACGTCGCCAAGTGGCTGAAGGAAGAGGGCTTCTGTGACTATGTGGACCTGCTGTGCAACAAACACCGACTGGACGGCACCAGTCTGCTCGCCCTCAGCGAGTACGACCTCCGCGCGCAGCCTCTGGAGCTCAAGGTGCTGGGGGACATCAAGCGGCTAATGGTGGCGATCCGCAAACTTCAGAAACAGAACATGGACGTGCTGGAGGAGCTCGGTCTTCCCTTTGACGGCCACTCTCCTACAACCTCTGGGGGAAGTTTGGACTGGATGTGTAACGGAGACTCGGGCAGAGACTGTGACAGCACTGACACAGCACCGGTGGGAGAGGAGTATCACCAGTACACCAATGGAAAGTACAAGCAGCAGACCAGGCGTCTGGATCCAGAGTACTGGAAGACAGTGCTCAGCTCCATCTacgtggtgtttgtgtttgggttCACATCCTTTGTCATGGTCATAGTGCATGAGAGGGTCCCTGACATGCGCACATACCCTCCACTGCCAGATATCTTCCTAGACAGgtgagtgatttattttttagattCTTCTTAAGCATTTTTTCACTATCCATGCcattaacaaaaaaagacattagtCAGCAGTGAAATGACAAAGACAGAATGAAACAGAAATCTATATTCTTATGACCTGTCAAGATATCACACCAGATGGTGGACATTATAACTGACCTACTTCCTTGAACATGGTTCTATTATTATCCTTCCATATTCCTGGTGGGCTTGCTTTGGTTCAAAGAGATCTTtttgaaagtttttttaaagtgacCTACTTTGTAGTGTGAACCATTGTTTATGACCAGCTTTGAGATTTTCATGGAATTTCTGATTGGGACAGCTGATTTCAGGGAAACGCCATTGTTTAGTTCATCTACTCAGGCTAGTTACAAACCTTTTAAGATTTTGCCTCAATCTAGTGATATTGTCAGTAGCTTAAGTATATATTTGCTTTTAAAATCAGTCATGGACGTTGAAACTTTGAAGATAGTCTTTGGGGaattttgtgtgtatgcatgtggtGCCATATTGAAATTGCCTTTGCAAGAATATataattaacaaaaaatatgaacgggagaaaagcagcaaatcttcacatAGAATCAGAATGTTTGGATTTTGGGTTAATAAATAACATTCTTGTCAAACATTCATCTATTATTTTAAGCACTGAACTCTTTTTATCCTTCTCAACAGTGTGCCTAGAATACCGTGGGCCTTTGCCATGGCAGAGGCGTGTGGCGTGATCCTCTGCAACATCTGGCTGCTCGTTCTGCTGCTGCATAAACACAGGTACACTTCTAACAGTCCTTGCCATCAGCACAATGTTGTCTCTGCGGGGATTGTTCTGTGGGTCACctacagtgtttcccattaatcaATGACATGGAAGACTCAGGATAATTATATCTCGCTACTTGTAGATCCATCCTGTTGCGGCGTTTGTGCAGCCTCATGGGGACGGTGTTCATGCTGCGCTGCATCACCATGTTTGTCACTTCCCTGTCAGTGCCAGGACAGCACCTGCAGTGCTCGGGAAAGGTAACACACTAACCAAGATTGTGTTTGTCATATCTCAAACACCACATTCCTGCATCAAGACCGCAGCATTCACAGTTCCTCTTGTTCCCTCCCTCCAGATATACGGTGACATGTGGGCCAAACTGCAGCGAGCTGTTGCCATCTGGAGCGGCTTTGGGATGAGCCTGACCGGAGTGCATACTTGTGGTGACTACATGTTCAGTGGTCACACTGTGGTCCTCACCATGCTCAACTTCTTCGTCACAGAGTGTGAGTAGCTTCTAGCTGTGAACCCCTCAATTTGGTTTTACACTGAAAAGAGTCCCTTggataatttaatttgaataaatgat includes these proteins:
- the LOC117753366 gene encoding dual specificity protein phosphatase 13-like isoform X3 — translated: MSAEKVKRTEYLSVKDLQKLLDSCKLHLGQIDEVWPNIYIGNVAVAQNKTALLKLDDSTHFDLDVYFQPAADFIQKALKSPDGKVLVHCIMGMSRSSTLVLAYLMIHRQLPLKRALQKLIQKRAIYPNRNFLALLLDLDLQLTRKEKSCQIL
- the LOC117753366 gene encoding dual specificity protein phosphatase 13-like isoform X2; this encodes MSAEKVKRTEYLSVKDLQKLLDSCKLHLGQIDEVWPNIYIGNVAVAQNKTALLKLADDSTHFDLDVYFQPAADFIQKALKSPDGKVLVHCIMGMSRSSTLVLAYLMIHRQLPLKRALQKLIQKRAIYPNRNFLALLLDLDLQLTRKEKSCQIL
- the LOC117753366 gene encoding dual specificity protein phosphatase 13-like isoform X1, which gives rise to MSAEKVKRTEYLSVKDLQKLLDSCKLHLGQIDEVWPNIYIGNVAVAQNKTALLKLGITHVLNAAHSKRGSIGNHSFYGNDFVYCGIPADDSTHFDLDVYFQPAADFIQKALKSPDGKVLVHCIMGMSRSSTLVLAYLMIHRQLPLKRALQKLIQKRAIYPNRNFLALLLDLDLQLTRKEKSCQIL
- the LOC117753367 gene encoding dual specificity protein phosphatase 13-like; this translates as MESIMNNPQDDIQVFPCVKDLVKVLYGGERFGNRVDEVWPNLFIGDMSVANDRYSLWKLGITHVVNAAHGRMYCQGSHDFYGSSVDYYGVPADDSPSFDLSRYFFPSADYIQDALNTTGARVFIHCAVGVSRSASLVLAYLMIYQRYTLLEAINKVKERRWIFPNTGFLKQLRALDVELRNT
- the LOC117753358 gene encoding sphingomyelin synthase-related protein 1-like isoform X1 — its product is MLTLWECVGKSWGQTLETWVKPSDEEEMTQLSVRRWTPKHVAKWLKEEGFCDYVDLLCNKHRLDGTSLLALSEYDLRAQPLELKVLGDIKRLMVAIRKLQKQNMDVLEELGLPFDGHSPTTSGGSLDWMCNGDSGRDCDSTDTAPVGEEYHQYTNGKYKQQTRRLDPEYWKTVLSSIYVVFVFGFTSFVMVIVHERVPDMRTYPPLPDIFLDSVPRIPWAFAMAEACGVILCNIWLLVLLLHKHRSILLRRLCSLMGTVFMLRCITMFVTSLSVPGQHLQCSGKIYGDMWAKLQRAVAIWSGFGMSLTGVHTCGDYMFSGHTVVLTMLNFFVTEYTPRSWNFIHTLSWVLNLFGIFFILAAHEHYSIDVFIAFYITTRLFLYYHTLANTRAYQQSRRARIWFPMFSFFECNVNGPVPNEYCWPFSRPAVIRRLIG
- the LOC117753358 gene encoding sphingomyelin synthase-related protein 1-like isoform X2, giving the protein MTQLSVRRWTPKHVAKWLKEEGFCDYVDLLCNKHRLDGTSLLALSEYDLRAQPLELKVLGDIKRLMVAIRKLQKQNMDVLEELGLPFDGHSPTTSGGSLDWMCNGDSGRDCDSTDTAPVGEEYHQYTNGKYKQQTRRLDPEYWKTVLSSIYVVFVFGFTSFVMVIVHERVPDMRTYPPLPDIFLDSVPRIPWAFAMAEACGVILCNIWLLVLLLHKHRSILLRRLCSLMGTVFMLRCITMFVTSLSVPGQHLQCSGKIYGDMWAKLQRAVAIWSGFGMSLTGVHTCGDYMFSGHTVVLTMLNFFVTEYTPRSWNFIHTLSWVLNLFGIFFILAAHEHYSIDVFIAFYITTRLFLYYHTLANTRAYQQSRRARIWFPMFSFFECNVNGPVPNEYCWPFSRPAVIRRLIG